A single Agrococcus sp. ARC_14 DNA region contains:
- a CDS encoding FBP domain-containing protein: MLPITEQQIRGAFVNASRKETSLITVPDGLDATDWESLDFLGWRDQRLPRRAYAVIPTLDGDPVGILFQQAEAAPRSRAQCTWCQDVRLPNDVVFMSAKLAGPAGRKGDTVGTLVCERFQCSQNVRKLPPLAYEGYDLEAARVRRIDELQLRAASFVDAVTRA; encoded by the coding sequence ATGCTCCCCATCACCGAGCAGCAGATCCGTGGCGCGTTCGTGAACGCCAGCCGCAAGGAGACATCCCTCATCACCGTGCCCGATGGGCTGGATGCGACCGACTGGGAGTCGCTCGACTTCCTCGGCTGGCGCGATCAGCGGCTGCCGCGCCGTGCCTACGCGGTCATCCCCACGCTCGACGGCGACCCGGTCGGCATCCTGTTCCAGCAGGCTGAGGCCGCACCCCGCTCGCGTGCGCAGTGCACCTGGTGCCAGGATGTGCGGCTGCCGAACGACGTCGTCTTCATGAGCGCGAAGCTCGCCGGGCCCGCGGGCCGCAAGGGCGACACCGTCGGCACGCTCGTGTGCGAGCGCTTCCAGTGCTCGCAGAACGTGCGCAAGCTGCCGCCGCTCGCCTACGAGGGCTACGACCTCGAGGCCGCCAGGGTCCGCCGCATCGACGAGCTGCAGCTGCGTGCCGCGAGCTTCGTCGACGCAGTCACGCGCGCCTGA
- a CDS encoding adenylosuccinate synthase: MPGIVIVGAQWGDEGKGKATDLLGSRTDYVVKFNGGNNAGHTVVVGDEKYALHLLPSGILTPGVTPVIGNGVVIDLEVLFDELEALSARGVDVSKLRISANAHIITDYHRTLDKVSERFLGKRSIGTTGRGIGPTYADKINRVGIRVQDLFDESILRQKIEGALDIKNHILTKVYNRRAVTCDEIFDDLTSYVERIRPMVGDTGLELSQALDAGKTVVFEAGQATMLDIDHGTYPFVTSSTATSAGAALGSGIAPNRLDRVIGIVKAYTTRVGAGPFPTELFDEWGELLRKNGFEFGTTTGRPRRCGWNDTVITRYASRINGLTDIVLTKLDVLTGIEQIPVCVAYDVDGERFDEMPISQSDFHHAKPIYETLPGWSEDITGARTFSDLPANAQAYVRFLEERSGSRISAIGVGADREAIVQVHDLVG; encoded by the coding sequence ATGCCAGGAATCGTCATCGTCGGCGCCCAGTGGGGCGACGAGGGCAAGGGCAAGGCCACCGATCTGCTCGGCAGCCGCACCGACTACGTCGTGAAGTTCAACGGCGGCAACAACGCAGGCCACACCGTCGTGGTCGGCGATGAGAAGTATGCGCTGCACCTGCTGCCCTCCGGCATCCTGACCCCGGGCGTCACGCCCGTGATCGGCAACGGCGTCGTCATCGACCTCGAGGTGCTCTTCGACGAGCTCGAGGCGCTCTCGGCCCGTGGCGTCGACGTGTCGAAGCTGCGCATCTCGGCGAACGCGCACATCATCACCGATTACCACCGCACGCTCGACAAGGTCTCAGAGCGGTTCCTCGGCAAGCGCTCGATCGGTACCACCGGCCGCGGCATCGGCCCGACCTATGCCGACAAGATCAACCGCGTCGGCATCCGCGTGCAGGATCTGTTCGACGAGTCGATCCTCCGCCAGAAGATCGAGGGCGCGCTCGACATCAAGAACCACATCCTCACAAAGGTGTACAACCGTCGCGCGGTCACGTGCGACGAGATCTTCGACGACCTGACGTCCTACGTCGAGCGCATCCGCCCCATGGTCGGCGACACCGGGCTCGAGCTGTCGCAGGCGCTGGATGCCGGCAAGACCGTCGTGTTCGAGGCGGGCCAGGCGACGATGCTCGACATCGACCACGGCACCTACCCCTTCGTGACCTCCTCGACCGCGACCTCTGCGGGCGCCGCGCTGGGCTCGGGCATCGCACCGAACCGGCTCGACCGCGTGATCGGCATCGTGAAGGCCTACACGACGCGTGTCGGCGCTGGCCCCTTCCCCACAGAGCTCTTCGACGAGTGGGGCGAGCTGCTGCGCAAGAACGGCTTCGAGTTCGGCACCACCACCGGACGCCCGCGCCGCTGCGGCTGGAACGACACCGTGATCACGCGCTACGCCTCGCGCATCAACGGGCTCACCGACATCGTGCTGACGAAGCTCGACGTGCTCACCGGCATCGAGCAGATCCCGGTCTGCGTCGCCTACGACGTCGACGGCGAGCGCTTCGACGAGATGCCCATCTCACAGTCCGACTTCCACCACGCGAAGCCGATCTACGAGACGCTGCCGGGCTGGAGCGAAGACATCACGGGCGCTCGCACGTTCTCGGATCTGCCGGCGAACGCGCAGGCCTACGTGCGCTTCCTCGAGGAGCGCTCGGGCTCGCGCATCTCGGCGATCGGCGTCGGGGCCGACCGCGAGGCGATCGTGCAGGTGCACGACCTCGTCGGCTGA
- a CDS encoding DUF899 family protein, which produces MSIIDDTTPAPEIVDRDTWLAAREQLLDREKAHTHEGDAIAAARRRLPMAEVPDVGLVGEHGATALLKLFDGRQQLIVYKHMWHDGQPFEGQCEGCTASIWDFQDASYLHARGISFAVLSRGAWEELAPFRAFMGYTHPWFSNREADDPLLGPETEGAYVSLLRRGDRIFATNWITGRGVEAMMSSMALADMTAYGRQEAWEDAPEGWPQDATGAAWITDGRPTPQWSRPGATPVEASAHHHH; this is translated from the coding sequence ATGTCGATCATCGATGACACCACGCCCGCGCCCGAGATCGTCGACCGCGACACCTGGCTCGCCGCCCGCGAGCAGCTGCTCGACCGCGAGAAGGCCCACACTCACGAAGGCGACGCGATCGCCGCGGCCCGCCGCCGGCTGCCGATGGCCGAGGTGCCTGATGTCGGGCTGGTCGGCGAGCACGGCGCCACTGCCCTGCTCAAGCTCTTCGACGGTCGCCAGCAGCTGATCGTCTACAAGCACATGTGGCACGACGGCCAGCCCTTCGAGGGCCAGTGCGAGGGCTGCACCGCCAGCATCTGGGACTTCCAGGACGCCTCCTACCTCCACGCCCGCGGCATCTCGTTCGCCGTGCTCAGCCGCGGGGCCTGGGAGGAGCTCGCGCCCTTCCGCGCCTTCATGGGGTACACGCATCCGTGGTTCTCGAACCGCGAAGCGGACGACCCGCTGCTGGGACCGGAGACCGAGGGCGCGTACGTGTCGCTGCTGCGCCGCGGCGACCGCATCTTCGCGACCAACTGGATCACCGGCCGCGGCGTCGAGGCGATGATGAGCTCGATGGCGCTCGCCGACATGACCGCCTACGGGCGGCAGGAGGCCTGGGAGGATGCGCCCGAGGGCTGGCCGCAGGACGCCACCGGCGCCGCCTGGATCACGGATGGCCGCCCGACGCCGCAGTGGAGCCGTCCGGGAGCGACGCCCGTGGAGGCATCCGCTCACCACCACCACTGA
- a CDS encoding VOC family protein, whose translation MTEMTLYAWFPGTTRAALTRYREVFGGQLELHTLADFGRTDGPGDAIAHGVLSGPVTLYASDAVGEQESIAMTGCSLALLGTAEPDTLTRWFDALAEGGTVIDPLQERPWGASDGRLVDAFGLQWLVGFEHAAG comes from the coding sequence ATGACCGAGATGACGCTCTACGCCTGGTTCCCGGGCACGACCCGCGCCGCACTGACGCGCTACCGGGAGGTGTTCGGCGGCCAGCTCGAGCTGCACACCCTCGCCGACTTCGGGCGCACCGACGGGCCTGGCGACGCGATCGCGCACGGCGTGCTCTCGGGACCCGTCACGCTCTACGCGAGCGACGCCGTCGGCGAGCAGGAGTCGATCGCCATGACCGGCTGCAGCCTCGCGCTGCTGGGCACGGCAGAGCCCGACACGCTCACGCGCTGGTTCGACGCGCTGGCCGAGGGCGGCACGGTGATCGATCCGCTGCAGGAACGCCCCTGGGGCGCCAGCGACGGCCGCCTGGTCGATGCCTTCGGCCTGCAGTGGCTGGTCGGCTTCGAGCACGCGGCGGGCTGA
- the gdhA gene encoding NADP-specific glutamate dehydrogenase, which translates to MTSLHPHLAPVFDDVLHRNPGEAEFHQAVHEVFESLGPVVAKRPDYVDAQILSRIVEPERQIIFRVPWLDDRGVVQINRGFRVQFNSALGPYKGGLRFHPSVYLGIVKFLGFEQIFKNSLTGLPIGGGKGGSDFDPKGKSDTEIMRFCQSFMTELSSHIGQYTDVPAGDIGVGGRELGYMFGQYKRLTNAYESGALTGKGLTWGGSQVRKEATGYGTIYFLEQVLRARGESFDGKRVVVSGSGNVAIYAIEKVQQLGGTVIAASDSSGYVVDEDGIDLELLKEIKEVRRGRIAEYVERRPRASFSSNGSSIWSVPCDIAVPCATQNELDEEDAIALVQHGCTVVGEGANMPATQAAARVFASAGVAFVPGKAANAGGVATSALEMQQNASRDSWTFEHTDARLHEIMQGIHDRCAETAEEYGRPGDYVAGANIAGFNRVADAMLALGVI; encoded by the coding sequence TTGACCTCTCTGCACCCCCATCTCGCGCCCGTCTTCGACGACGTGCTGCACCGCAACCCCGGCGAGGCCGAGTTCCATCAGGCCGTGCACGAGGTGTTCGAGAGCCTCGGGCCGGTGGTCGCGAAGCGCCCTGACTACGTCGACGCGCAGATCCTCAGCCGCATCGTCGAGCCCGAGCGGCAGATCATCTTCCGGGTGCCGTGGCTCGATGACCGCGGCGTGGTGCAGATCAACCGCGGCTTCCGCGTGCAGTTCAACTCGGCGCTCGGCCCCTACAAGGGCGGCCTGCGCTTCCACCCCAGCGTCTACCTGGGCATCGTCAAGTTCCTGGGCTTCGAGCAGATCTTCAAGAACTCGCTCACGGGGCTGCCCATCGGCGGCGGCAAGGGTGGCAGCGACTTCGACCCGAAGGGCAAGTCCGACACCGAGATCATGCGCTTCTGCCAGTCGTTCATGACCGAGCTCTCGAGCCACATCGGCCAGTACACCGACGTGCCTGCCGGAGACATCGGCGTGGGCGGGCGCGAGCTCGGCTACATGTTCGGCCAGTACAAGCGGCTCACGAACGCCTACGAGTCGGGCGCGCTCACCGGCAAGGGCCTCACCTGGGGCGGCTCGCAGGTGCGCAAGGAGGCGACGGGCTACGGCACGATCTACTTCCTCGAGCAGGTGCTGCGCGCTCGTGGCGAGTCGTTCGACGGCAAGCGCGTCGTGGTCTCGGGCTCGGGCAACGTGGCGATCTATGCGATCGAGAAGGTGCAGCAGCTGGGCGGCACGGTGATCGCGGCGAGCGACTCCTCGGGCTACGTGGTGGATGAGGACGGCATCGATCTCGAGCTGCTGAAGGAGATCAAGGAGGTGCGGCGCGGCCGCATCGCCGAGTACGTCGAACGGCGTCCGCGGGCCTCCTTCTCGTCGAACGGCAGCAGCATCTGGTCGGTGCCGTGCGACATCGCCGTACCCTGCGCGACGCAGAACGAGCTCGACGAGGAGGACGCGATCGCGCTCGTGCAGCACGGATGCACCGTGGTCGGCGAGGGCGCGAACATGCCGGCGACGCAGGCGGCCGCGCGGGTGTTCGCGAGCGCGGGGGTCGCGTTCGTGCCGGGCAAGGCGGCGAACGCCGGTGGCGTCGCGACCAGCGCCCTCGAGATGCAGCAGAACGCCTCGCGCGACTCCTGGACGTTCGAGCACACGGATGCGCGCCTGCACGAGATCATGCAGGGCATCCACGACCGCTGCGCCGAGACGGCGGAGGAGTACGGCCGGCCCGGCGACTACGTGGCCGGTGCGAACATCGCCGGCTTCAACCGCGTCGCCGACGCGATGCTCGCGCTGGGCGTCATCTGA
- a CDS encoding GNAT family protein — protein sequence MSTDRPGILDQPVLTHPLVTLEPLARAHAADLVAAAAEGDLWQRAWYTSVPEPDPAVVEAEIDRRMGLLASGSMVPWAIVVGGRAVGMTTYMHIDAATPRLEIGSTWMAVSQQGTGVNAAMKLLMLERAFDELGCVAVEFRTHLHNRQSRDAIERLGAKQDGVLRSHLLHKGTLRDTVVYSILALEWPAVRLGLEARLAARRGAGTA from the coding sequence ATGAGCACCGACCGACCCGGCATCCTCGACCAACCCGTGCTGACGCATCCGCTCGTCACGCTCGAGCCGCTCGCGCGCGCGCACGCGGCTGACCTCGTCGCGGCGGCGGCCGAGGGCGACCTGTGGCAGCGCGCCTGGTACACCTCGGTACCGGAGCCCGACCCGGCGGTGGTCGAGGCAGAGATCGATCGGCGGATGGGGCTGCTCGCGTCGGGCTCGATGGTGCCGTGGGCGATCGTGGTCGGCGGCCGCGCCGTCGGCATGACGACCTACATGCACATCGATGCTGCGACGCCACGGCTCGAGATCGGCTCGACGTGGATGGCCGTCTCGCAGCAGGGCACGGGCGTGAACGCTGCGATGAAGCTGCTGATGCTGGAGCGCGCCTTCGACGAGCTGGGATGCGTCGCGGTCGAGTTCCGCACGCACCTGCACAACCGGCAGTCGCGCGATGCGATCGAGAGGCTGGGTGCCAAGCAGGATGGCGTGCTGCGCAGCCACCTGCTGCACAAGGGCACGCTGCGTGACACGGTCGTCTACTCGATCCTGGCGCTGGAGTGGCCGGCCGTGCGGCTCGGGCTCGAGGCACGACTGGCGGCGCGGCGCGGCGCGGGCACTGCATAG
- a CDS encoding chorismate mutase, with the protein MSTPEEQLQRYRRSIDNVDAILIHTLAERFKLTQSVGVLKAGHGMPPSDPGREQRQIARLRRLAEDAELDPEFAEKFITFVIAEVIHHHERLAGAE; encoded by the coding sequence ATGAGCACGCCAGAGGAGCAGCTGCAGCGCTACCGGCGCTCCATCGACAACGTCGACGCCATCCTCATCCACACGCTCGCCGAGCGCTTCAAGCTGACGCAGTCGGTGGGCGTGCTGAAGGCCGGGCACGGGATGCCGCCGAGCGATCCGGGCCGCGAGCAGCGGCAGATCGCGCGGCTGCGGCGGCTGGCCGAGGACGCCGAGCTCGACCCCGAGTTCGCCGAGAAGTTCATCACCTTCGTGATCGCCGAGGTCATCCACCACCACGAGCGGCTCGCGGGCGCCGAGTAG
- a CDS encoding NINE protein: MPMTPAEPGWHDDPDGRRRWWSGTHWGAYAPWSEPGEIARPAVRPERPTLDRSLTFDPTAPGSASRAQGSGRPQHGTGPLPRPAAGAGPGARQSAATEQQRGRPAKRLATAAVLLIALGLLGAHRYYLGRLGSGIVQMMLSFAATAAAVVLTDGTAPAWLLAVPAAAAIWWVADLFRIAGMVRERNRRG; the protein is encoded by the coding sequence ATGCCCATGACGCCCGCGGAGCCCGGTTGGCACGACGACCCCGATGGCCGCCGGCGCTGGTGGTCCGGCACGCACTGGGGCGCCTACGCACCCTGGTCGGAGCCCGGTGAGATCGCGCGGCCAGCAGTCCGGCCGGAGCGACCCACGCTCGACCGCTCGCTCACCTTCGATCCGACGGCACCAGGGAGCGCGAGCCGCGCGCAGGGCTCCGGGCGACCGCAGCACGGCACCGGGCCGCTGCCGCGACCGGCGGCGGGCGCTGGGCCCGGAGCGCGGCAGAGCGCCGCCACCGAGCAGCAGCGAGGTCGGCCCGCCAAGCGGCTCGCGACCGCCGCAGTGCTGCTGATCGCGCTCGGGCTGCTGGGGGCGCACCGCTACTACCTCGGCAGGCTCGGCTCCGGGATCGTGCAGATGATGCTGTCGTTCGCCGCGACGGCCGCGGCGGTCGTGCTGACCGACGGCACCGCGCCGGCCTGGCTGCTCGCGGTCCCCGCTGCGGCCGCGATCTGGTGGGTGGCCGACCTGTTCCGCATCGCCGGCATGGTGCGCGAGCGCAACCGGCGCGGCTGA
- a CDS encoding SRPBCC family protein: MSDITLTLERTIDAPTDAVWRVITDLEQWETVLSGVSRIERLAGFGYAIGTRWRETRTMFGGESTEEMEVVGIDEGRSTMIASEANGLAYRTEFTLEPTGEGATTLLRMRFGGSYLSPSWVQRVLRTLTSRIGLAVMRKAMQQDLHDIAAAAQAA, from the coding sequence CACGATCGATGCTCCGACGGATGCGGTGTGGCGCGTCATCACGGATCTCGAGCAGTGGGAGACGGTGCTGTCGGGCGTCTCGCGCATCGAGCGGCTCGCGGGCTTCGGCTACGCCATCGGCACCCGCTGGCGCGAGACGCGCACGATGTTCGGCGGGGAGTCGACCGAGGAGATGGAGGTCGTCGGCATCGACGAGGGCCGCTCGACGATGATCGCGTCCGAGGCGAACGGCCTGGCCTACCGCACCGAGTTCACCCTCGAGCCGACCGGCGAGGGCGCGACGACGCTGCTGCGGATGCGCTTCGGCGGCAGCTACCTCTCGCCGTCGTGGGTGCAGCGGGTGCTGCGCACGCTGACCTCTCGGATCGGACTCGCGGTGATGCGCAAGGCGATGCAGCAGGACCTCCACGACATCGCGGCGGCCGCCCAAGCCGCCTGA